One Nitrospinota bacterium genomic window, CGCATTTTTATCATTATATTTTTTTTCTTATCTTTTTTGAGTTCTCTTATCTCAGCCAAAGAAATAGATGGACCAAAAGCCCTCTTTTTTAGAAAATCTTTTAATTTTGGGAAGATAAAAGAGGGGAATAAGGCCTCTACTATTTTTAATTTCAAAAACATAGGAACAAAAGATTTAGTAGTTAGGAAGATAAGAGTTTCCTGCGGCTGTACCGCTACCCTCCTTTCCACTGATCTGCTCAAGCCTGGTGAGACAGGTGAGCTAAAGGTCACCTTTGATTCTAAAGGTTTGGAAGGGGAAATAAAGAGATCTATTTATTTTCATTCGAATGATCCGGATAATCCCGTAATACAACTCATTATTAATAGTATTGTAGAGCCCAGGAGCTAGATTGAAAAGAGCCTTCCAATTATTTCTTATATCATTCCTTATTCTCATATCTTTTTCAACCCCATTATTGTCTGGAAAATCTAAACCAACCATCGAGATGTATTTTTTCTATTCCAAAGAGTGTCCTGAGTGTCAACTTATTATGAAAGAGCTTTTTCCTTCCTTGGAATCTGAATATAGCCTGAATATAAAAAGGTTTGAGATAAACGATCCATCAAATTATGAAAAGCTTCTTATCCTTG contains:
- a CDS encoding DUF1573 domain-containing protein, whose amino-acid sequence is MRKGVRIFIIIFFFLSFLSSLISAKEIDGPKALFFRKSFNFGKIKEGNKASTIFNFKNIGTKDLVVRKIRVSCGCTATLLSTDLLKPGETGELKVTFDSKGLEGEIKRSIYFHSNDPDNPVIQLIINSIVEPRS